Proteins encoded by one window of Collimonas fungivorans:
- a CDS encoding cupredoxin domain-containing protein, with amino-acid sequence MKSVLTASTLALSLLSANAFAHDEHAPSVGKPGDAGKVSKTVEIDMNDTMRFTPATILVKRGETVRFLVKNSGKVKHEMVLGSIKELQEHAALMQKFPEMEHSDPNQVSLAPGKSGELIWQFSKAGRFDFACLQPGHFEAGMRGDIVVK; translated from the coding sequence ATGAAATCCGTTTTGACCGCCTCAACCCTGGCTCTATCGCTGTTGTCGGCCAATGCCTTCGCCCACGACGAACATGCGCCGTCGGTTGGCAAACCGGGCGACGCCGGCAAGGTATCGAAAACAGTGGAAATCGACATGAACGACACGATGCGCTTCACGCCGGCAACCATTTTGGTCAAACGCGGTGAAACCGTCAGGTTCCTCGTCAAGAACTCCGGCAAGGTCAAGCATGAAATGGTGCTCGGCTCCATCAAGGAATTGCAAGAGCACGCAGCGCTGATGCAGAAATTTCCGGAAATGGAACATTCGGATCCTAACCAGGTATCGCTAGCCCCGGGCAAGAGCGGGGAATTGATATGGCAGTTCAGCAAGGCCGGCAGGTTTGATTTCGCCTGTTTGCAGCCAGGCCATTTTGAAGCAGGCATGCGCGGCGATATCGTCGTCAAATAA
- a CDS encoding copper-binding protein, giving the protein MKTRSIVFTALALPLLISFNMPVAAAQEPAAEIRSAEAAAMSSGEVRKIDKEAGKITIKHGPLANLGMPPMTMVFRVSDPALLDQVKPGDKIDFVAEKANGALVVTKIQAAE; this is encoded by the coding sequence ATGAAAACCCGATCCATTGTATTTACTGCTTTAGCACTGCCGCTGCTTATCTCGTTCAATATGCCGGTCGCGGCTGCGCAGGAACCCGCGGCCGAAATCAGGTCCGCGGAGGCCGCCGCCATGTCGAGCGGAGAAGTCCGGAAAATCGACAAGGAGGCCGGCAAGATCACCATCAAGCACGGTCCGCTGGCGAACCTGGGCATGCCGCCGATGACGATGGTGTTCCGGGTAAGCGATCCTGCGCTGCTGGATCAGGTAAAACCGGGCGACAAGATCGATTTTGTCGCCGAAAAGGCCAATGGCGCATTGGTCGTCACAAAAATCCAGGCTGCCGAATGA
- a CDS encoding glycine zipper 2TM domain-containing protein: MEASPTTARLHPLVAGAAGSVILVSLLGIAAITGFLPNSRGNTAAAPSPDSAQTVQQPLAANGAAPATGAPVLVQTANGYQYMQPVAAPAVAGYQVEPAPKQKTVVHHVYRTSSPSYAQNAAAPQYQAQPEPARPVSQVSPLGIATGAVVGGLLGNQVGSGRGRTLATVAGVVGGGYLGNTVAKNYGY; this comes from the coding sequence ATGGAAGCCAGCCCAACCACAGCACGTCTGCACCCACTGGTCGCCGGCGCTGCCGGCTCGGTCATCCTGGTAAGCCTGCTCGGCATCGCGGCGATTACCGGGTTTCTCCCGAATTCCCGCGGCAACACGGCTGCGGCGCCATCCCCGGACAGCGCGCAAACAGTGCAGCAGCCGTTGGCCGCCAACGGCGCTGCGCCGGCAACCGGCGCTCCAGTCCTGGTGCAGACCGCGAACGGCTATCAATACATGCAGCCGGTGGCAGCGCCTGCCGTGGCGGGGTACCAGGTCGAGCCGGCGCCCAAGCAGAAAACCGTAGTGCACCATGTCTACCGCACCAGCAGCCCATCGTATGCACAGAACGCAGCGGCGCCGCAATACCAGGCCCAGCCTGAGCCGGCCCGTCCGGTGTCGCAGGTCAGCCCGCTGGGAATCGCTACCGGCGCGGTGGTCGGCGGATTGCTGGGGAACCAGGTTGGCAGCGGCCGTGGCCGCACGCTGGCGACAGTTGCCGGGGTTGTCGGCGGTGGGTACCTGGGCAATACGGTTGCCAAGAATTACGGTTACTGA
- a CDS encoding nickel/cobalt efflux protein RcnA, with the protein MTEFSTLLQQGASNAWLFIPSAILLGALHGLEPGHSKTMMAAFIVAIRGTMAQAVLLGLSATVSHTAVVWIVALLGLYLGRQWNAEASEPYFQLASALLMIGVAAWMMWRTWRHQHLAEHQHGHDHHDHHGHDHHQHAGGSLDVPALGYQDPHELAHADDIRRRFANRDVTTGQIVLFGLTGGLIPCPASITVLLLCLQLKKIALGATLVLCFSIGLALTMVVSGALAALSVKHVSRRWSGFGEFARKAPYFSGMLILLVGLYVGYHGWIAIPG; encoded by the coding sequence ATGACCGAATTTTCCACGCTGTTGCAGCAGGGCGCATCCAACGCCTGGCTGTTCATCCCCAGCGCAATCCTGCTCGGCGCGCTGCATGGCCTCGAACCCGGCCATTCCAAGACCATGATGGCGGCCTTCATCGTTGCGATCCGCGGCACCATGGCGCAAGCCGTCCTGCTCGGCTTGTCGGCCACGGTTTCCCACACCGCCGTGGTGTGGATCGTGGCCTTGCTCGGTTTGTACCTTGGCCGGCAATGGAATGCCGAAGCCAGCGAACCATATTTCCAGCTAGCGTCCGCGCTGCTGATGATCGGCGTCGCCGCATGGATGATGTGGCGCACCTGGCGGCATCAGCATCTTGCGGAACATCAGCATGGTCACGATCATCATGACCACCACGGCCATGACCATCATCAACACGCAGGCGGCAGTCTGGACGTGCCGGCGCTGGGTTACCAGGACCCGCACGAGCTGGCCCATGCCGACGACATCCGCCGGCGTTTCGCCAACCGCGACGTAACCACCGGACAGATCGTCCTGTTCGGCCTGACCGGCGGCCTGATTCCTTGCCCGGCATCGATTACGGTGCTGCTGCTATGCTTGCAGTTAAAGAAGATCGCACTTGGGGCGACGCTGGTGCTGTGCTTCAGCATCGGCCTGGCGCTGACGATGGTGGTGTCTGGCGCGCTGGCAGCCTTGAGCGTGAAGCACGTATCCAGGCGCTGGAGCGGGTTCGGCGAGTTTGCGCGGAAGGCGCCTTATTTTTCCGGGATGCTGATCCTGCTGGTCGGCCTCTATGTCGGCTACCACGGCTGGATCGCGATACCTGGATAG
- a CDS encoding metal/formaldehyde-sensitive transcriptional repressor, whose protein sequence is MGHTIKDKQKLLNRVRRIRGQVEAIERALEEEKGCMDVLQQITSCRGAMNGLLAVVLEDHIRTHLVEADPDSHEGHGDAREQLIDVVNSYFK, encoded by the coding sequence ATGGGCCACACCATCAAAGACAAGCAGAAACTCTTGAACCGGGTGCGCCGCATCCGCGGCCAGGTGGAGGCTATCGAGCGCGCGCTGGAAGAGGAAAAAGGCTGCATGGATGTGCTGCAGCAAATCACCAGCTGCCGCGGCGCCATGAATGGCTTGCTGGCAGTCGTGTTGGAGGACCATATACGCACGCACCTGGTGGAGGCGGACCCGGACAGCCATGAAGGGCATGGCGACGCCAGGGAACAGCTGATAGACGTCGTCAACAGCTACTTCAAGTAG
- a CDS encoding copper-binding protein — protein MQYLQIIVILTTLIVGLPLTSMAAASDATEMQTTPADQAALPMVSGEILKVDPGTGKITLKHEQIPNFGMPAMTMLYKAGDPAMLEQFKPGDKVRFAIDKVEGALTIVSLELASQ, from the coding sequence ATGCAATACCTGCAGATAATCGTCATCCTCACCACATTGATCGTTGGCCTGCCCCTGACCAGCATGGCCGCCGCCAGCGACGCCACCGAAATGCAGACCACGCCGGCCGACCAGGCCGCCTTGCCGATGGTGAGCGGCGAAATCCTCAAGGTCGATCCCGGCACCGGCAAGATCACCCTCAAGCACGAACAAATCCCGAATTTCGGCATGCCGGCCATGACCATGCTGTACAAGGCTGGCGACCCGGCCATGCTGGAGCAATTCAAGCCCGGCGACAAGGTCAGGTTCGCCATCGACAAGGTCGAGGGCGCGCTCACCATAGTCAGCCTGGAACTGGCCAGCCAATAA